The Nostoc sp. 'Lobaria pulmonaria (5183) cyanobiont' genome window below encodes:
- a CDS encoding ABC transporter ATP-binding protein: MATVLKSHRASRRRKHSTHPLQRLLEYGHQYRKQIWLATTYSILNKFFDLAPPGLIGVAVDVVVKQQDSIIAQLGVRDVFEQFLIISFLTVIIWILESVFEYAYARLWRNLAQNIQHDLRLDAYKHLQELELAYFEERSTGGLMSILSDDINQLERFLDGGANDIIQVSATVLIIGAAFFILAPSVAWMALSPMPFILWGSFAYQRLLAPRYADVREKVGFLNSRLSNNISGITTIKSFTSEAYEASRLELDSDAYRRSNRKAITLSAAFVPLIRMLILVGFTALLLYGGMAAVSGTMSVGTYSVLVFLIQRLLWPLTRLGETFDQYQRAMASTNRVMNLLDTPIAIHTGNVALPVNEVRGEVQFKNVYFAYKDRFPVIKNLSLDIPAGKTIAIVGSTGSGKSTLVKLLLRLYEVQTGSITLDGIDLQSLNLQDLRRCIGLVSQDVFLFHGTVAENIAYGSFETTEQEILTAAKIAEAHEFIVELPEGYETIVGERGQKLSGGQRQRIAIARAVLKNPPILILDEATSAVDNETEAAIQRSLERITVDRTTIAIAHRLSTIRNADCIYVMEHGKLVESGTHEQLLEKDGIYSGLWRVQSGLR, from the coding sequence GTGGCTACTGTATTAAAATCTCATCGGGCATCAAGAAGGCGTAAACATTCAACGCATCCTCTCCAGCGTTTGCTTGAGTATGGACACCAGTATCGTAAACAAATTTGGCTGGCGACTACTTATTCTATCCTCAATAAATTTTTCGACTTAGCACCACCCGGCTTAATTGGCGTGGCGGTGGATGTGGTAGTCAAGCAACAAGATTCCATAATTGCACAGTTAGGGGTACGGGATGTCTTTGAACAATTTTTGATTATTTCCTTCCTGACTGTGATCATTTGGATACTAGAATCTGTTTTTGAGTACGCCTACGCTCGACTTTGGCGGAATTTGGCTCAGAATATTCAGCATGACTTGCGTTTGGATGCATACAAACATTTGCAAGAGTTGGAATTGGCTTATTTTGAAGAACGCAGTACTGGCGGTTTAATGTCTATCCTCAGTGATGATATTAACCAATTAGAGCGGTTTTTGGATGGGGGAGCAAATGATATCATCCAAGTTTCCGCAACTGTTCTAATTATTGGCGCTGCTTTCTTTATTTTGGCTCCTAGTGTAGCGTGGATGGCTTTGTCACCGATGCCATTTATCCTTTGGGGTTCTTTTGCCTACCAACGACTACTTGCGCCTCGCTACGCTGATGTGCGAGAAAAAGTAGGTTTTCTCAATTCGCGTTTGTCAAATAATATCAGCGGAATCACTACTATTAAAAGCTTCACATCTGAAGCTTATGAAGCCTCTCGTTTGGAATTAGATAGTGACGCTTATCGCCGCAGTAATAGAAAGGCAATTACTCTTTCTGCTGCTTTTGTGCCGTTAATTCGGATGCTAATTTTGGTGGGGTTCACGGCATTACTTTTGTATGGCGGGATGGCAGCGGTTTCTGGAACAATGTCTGTAGGTACTTACAGCGTATTAGTATTTTTAATCCAGCGCTTGCTGTGGCCTTTAACTAGATTAGGCGAAACATTTGACCAATATCAAAGAGCAATGGCTTCTACTAATCGAGTTATGAATTTGTTGGATACTCCTATTGCCATTCATACAGGTAATGTGGCGTTACCTGTGAATGAAGTGCGCGGTGAAGTACAATTTAAAAATGTTTATTTTGCCTATAAAGATAGATTTCCAGTGATTAAAAATCTGTCTTTGGATATTCCGGCGGGAAAAACCATTGCAATTGTCGGTTCTACTGGTTCGGGTAAAAGTACTTTAGTCAAACTTTTATTGCGGTTGTACGAGGTACAAACTGGAAGCATTACTCTCGATGGTATTGATTTGCAAAGTTTAAATTTGCAAGATTTACGCCGCTGCATCGGTTTGGTGAGTCAAGATGTCTTTCTATTTCATGGCACGGTAGCGGAGAATATTGCTTATGGTAGCTTTGAGACTACAGAGCAAGAAATCCTCACGGCGGCGAAGATAGCCGAAGCGCACGAATTTATTGTTGAATTGCCCGAAGGTTATGAGACAATTGTGGGGGAAAGAGGACAAAAGTTATCTGGTGGACAAAGACAACGGATTGCGATCGCCCGTGCAGTCTTAAAAAATCCCCCAATTCTGATTTTAGATGAGGCTACCTCGGCAGTAGATAATGAGACAGAAGCGGCAATCCAGCGATCGCTAGAACGGATTACAGTCGATAGAACTACAATTGCGATCGCTCATCGTCTTTCCACCATCCGCAATGCCGATTGCATTTATGTTATGGAACATGGGAAATTAGTAGAGTCGGGAACCCATGAGCAATTGCTGGAGAAAGACGGTATTTATTCCGGCCTCTGGCGTGTACAATCAGGCTTAAGATAA
- a CDS encoding folate/biopterin family MFS transporter produces the protein MVDQLSGLSKVKDSITQKLFLGNEPNAELIAILTVYFVQGILGLSRLAVSFFLKDELLLSPVQVSALLGIVFLPWMIKPVFGFISDGLPIFGYRRRPYLILSGILGTASWISLATIVHTSWAATLAIALGSLSVAMSDVIVDSLVVERARGESQAKAGSLQSLCWGASAIGGLITAYFSGLLLQYFTTRTVFGITALFPLIVSGVAWLIAESPVSKDAQDSNQTNSLPIKHQLGQLRQAISQKTIWLPTAFIFIWQATPNADSAFFYFTTNELHFEPEFLGRVNLVGSFASLAGVWIFQRFLKSIPFRVIFAWSTVLSSILGMTMLLLVTHTNRLLGIDDHWFSLGDSLILTVMGKIAFMQVMVLAARLCPSGVEATLFALLMSVFNSAGTVSHAFGALITYWLGITATNFDSLWLLVVITNLSTLLPLPFIKWLPAADEQTETLKNEEKSFSPDLMSELVLREPKSEILE, from the coding sequence ATGGTAGATCAATTATCTGGCTTGTCCAAGGTCAAAGACTCAATAACACAAAAACTCTTCTTGGGTAATGAACCAAATGCGGAGTTAATTGCAATTCTCACCGTTTACTTTGTCCAAGGAATTTTAGGGCTATCGCGTCTAGCCGTTAGCTTTTTTCTCAAAGATGAACTACTCCTGAGTCCAGTCCAGGTATCGGCGCTATTGGGAATTGTCTTCCTACCTTGGATGATCAAGCCGGTGTTTGGTTTTATCTCTGATGGCTTACCTATATTTGGCTATCGTCGCCGTCCTTACTTGATTTTATCCGGGATATTGGGAACTGCTTCTTGGATCAGTTTGGCCACAATAGTTCATACTAGCTGGGCAGCTACATTAGCGATCGCTCTAGGTTCTCTCTCCGTCGCCATGAGTGATGTTATCGTTGACTCGCTGGTTGTGGAACGAGCCAGAGGCGAATCGCAAGCAAAAGCCGGTTCACTACAATCTCTGTGCTGGGGTGCTTCGGCGATCGGAGGTTTAATAACAGCCTACTTTAGCGGTCTGCTGCTCCAATACTTTACTACCCGTACCGTCTTTGGGATTACCGCTTTATTTCCTCTGATCGTTTCAGGGGTGGCTTGGTTAATTGCTGAGTCCCCTGTTAGCAAAGATGCTCAAGATAGTAATCAGACCAACTCTTTACCAATCAAACATCAACTGGGGCAGCTACGCCAAGCCATTAGCCAAAAAACAATTTGGCTACCAACAGCGTTTATCTTCATCTGGCAAGCTACCCCAAATGCTGACTCAGCCTTTTTCTACTTTACTACCAACGAACTCCACTTTGAACCAGAATTTTTGGGGCGAGTAAACTTGGTGGGAAGTTTCGCTTCTTTAGCAGGTGTTTGGATTTTTCAACGTTTCCTCAAAAGCATCCCTTTTCGGGTGATTTTTGCTTGGAGTACTGTCCTTTCGTCAATTTTGGGGATGACAATGCTGTTGTTGGTGACTCACACAAACAGACTATTGGGTATAGATGACCACTGGTTTAGTTTGGGTGATAGCCTGATTCTGACTGTGATGGGGAAAATTGCCTTTATGCAAGTGATGGTGCTAGCAGCAAGGCTTTGTCCCTCTGGTGTGGAAGCGACGTTATTTGCCTTGTTAATGTCAGTGTTTAATTCAGCCGGAACGGTTTCCCATGCATTCGGGGCATTAATCACCTATTGGCTGGGGATCACCGCAACAAACTTTGACTCACTTTGGCTCTTGGTGGTAATTACTAACCTCAGCACGCTGTTACCCCTACCATTTATCAAATGGCTACCTGCTGCTGATGAGCAAACTGAGACACTCAAAAATGAGGAAAAATCATTTTCGCCTGATTTGATGTCTGAGTTGGTACTGAGAGAACCAAAGTCAGAAATATTAGAATAG